In the genome of Candoia aspera isolate rCanAsp1 chromosome 1, rCanAsp1.hap2, whole genome shotgun sequence, one region contains:
- the TMEM258 gene encoding transmembrane protein 258, producing the protein MELETMSRYTSPVNPAVFPHLTVVLLAIGMFFTAWFFVYEVTSTKYTRDIYKELLISLVASLFMGFGVLFLLLWVGIYV; encoded by the exons ATG GAGCTTGAGACAATGAGCAGATACACTAGTCCAGTGAATCCGGCTGTGTTTCCACATCTCACTGTGGTGCTTCTGGCCATTGGCATGTTCTTCACAGCTTGGTTCTTTGT TTATGAAGTGACATCTACCAAGTATACCCGGGACATTTACAAAGAACTGCTCATCTCTCTAGTAGCATCACTCTTCATGGGCTTTGGAGTACTCTTCTTATTGCTGTGGGTTGGAATCTATGTGTGA
- the FEN1 gene encoding flap endonuclease 1, with protein MGIHGLAKLIADMAPSAIRENDIKSYFGRKVAIDASMSIYQFLIAVRQGADMLQNEEGETTSHLMGMFYRTIRMVENGIKPVYVFDGKPPQLKTGELAKRTERRTEAEKQLQEAKEMGEEENIEKFSKRLVKVTKQHNDECKKLLALMGIPYVDAPGEAEASCAALVKGNKVYAAATEDMDCLTFGSPVLMRHLTASEAKKLPIQEFHLNRILQDLSLTQKEFVDLCILLGCDYCESIRGIGPKRAVELIRQHKNIEKIIQQLDAKKYPLPENWLHKEAQKLFLEPEVVNPEEVELKWNDPNEEGLVSFLCGEKQFNEERIRNGIKRLNKSRQGSTQGRLDDFFKVTGSITSAKRKEPEPKGSAKKKAKSSGTATSKIKKGK; from the coding sequence ATGGGAATCCATGGTTTGGCCAAGCTGATCGCAGATATGGCCCCTAGTGCCATTCGAGAAAATGACATCAAGAGTTACTTTGGCCGGAAAGTGGCCATTGATGCCTCTATGAGTATTTACCAGTTCCTAATTGCTGTACGACAGGGAGCTGACATGCTGCAGAATGAAGAAGGCGAGACTACAAGCCACCTTATGGGTATGTTCTACCGCACTATCCGAATGGTGGAAAATGGCATCAAGCCGGTCTACGTCTTCGATGGCAAACCCCCTCAGCTGAAAACTGGTGAATTGGCTAAGCGTACCGAGCGCCGAACTGAAGCAGAAAAGCAGCTGCAAGAGGCCAAAGAGATGGGTGAGGAGGAAAACATAGAAAAGTTCAGCAAGAGACTAGTAAAAGTGACAAAACAGCACAATGATGAGTGTAAGAAACTGCTGGCCTTGATGGGCATCCCGTATGTAGATGCCCCTGGTGAAGCTGAAGCTAGCTGTGCTGCGCTGGTGAAAGGAAACAAGGTCTATGCAGCTGCTACTGAGGATATGGATTGCTTGACCTTTGGCAGCCCTGTGCTAATGCGACATCTTACTGCAAGTGAGGCAAAGAAACTGCCCATTCAGGAATTTCATCTGAACCGTATTCTCCAGGATTTGAGCTTGACCCAGAAAGAATTTGTGGACTTGTGTATATTACTAGGTTGTGATTACTGTGAAAGCATCCGTGGAATTGGGCCCAAGCGTGCTGTGGAGCTTATCAGGCAGCACAAAAACATAGAGAAGATTATTCAGCAGCTAGATGCTAAGAAGTATCCCCTGCCCGAGAATTGGCTGCACAAGGAGGCCCAGAAACTCTTCTTGGAGCCTGAAGTTGTAAACCCAGAAGAAGTGGAGCTGAAGTGGAATGACCCCAATGAGGAAGGACTCGTTAGCTTCTTGTGTGGGGAGAAGCAGTTCAATGAAGAAAGAATCCGTAACGGGATCAAGAGACTGAACAAGAGCCGGCAGGGTAGCACTCAGGGCCGACTGGATGATTTCTTCAAAGTGACTGGTTCTATTACCTCAGCCAAGCGCAAGGAGCCAGAACCTAAGGGATCAGCCAAGAAAAAGGCCAAGAGCAGTGGTACAGCAACATCAAAgattaagaaaggaaaataa